From the genome of Pseudomonas migulae:
GCGAAGGCGCCCTCAAGGACAAAACTCCAAAACTGTCATCAACCTCGACTAGGCTCAGCAGGTTCAACTCTCCGAGCCCCCACCATGTTCAAAGGCTTGCCCCTGCTGTTCATGCTGCTGCTAAGTCCCACGACCCACGCCGAAAACTGGCCCGCCGAGCAATGGTCCACCGGCCCGACCCTCACCGGCCCGGCCATTCAAGCCCTGGAAACCTACGCCTTCCCACCCCGCGACGACGCCACCCGAAAAGGCATCCGCACCGACGCCCTGCTGGTGATCCGCGATGGCCAGGTGATTTACGAACGCTACGCCGGCCCGACCACTGCCGACACGCCGCACCTGACCTGGTCGATCAGCAAAAGCCTCATGGCCGCGGTCCTTGGCGTGGCCTACGGCGAAGGCCTGTTCACGCTTCAGGACCCGGTGCTGAAATTCTATCCACCGCTGCAAACACACCCCGCGATCACCATGGCCGATCTGCTGCACTGGGCCTCCGGCCTGGACTGGCAGGAAGACTACGAATACGCGCCGTTGAAGTCCTCGGTGGTGGCGATGCTTTACACACGCGGTCATCACGACATGGCCGCATTCACCACCGATCACCCCGAGTATGCGCAGCCCGGCCAGGCCTTTCGGTATTCCAGTGGCGACAGCAATCTGCTGGCCGCAGCGCTGAAAAACATCGTCGGCCCGGCACGCTATCCCGACTATCCATGGACCGCGCTGTTCGAACCCTTGGGCATTCGCCACGCCGTTTGGGAAACCGACGCCACGGGCACCTTCGTCGCCTCGTCCTATGCCTACCTCACCGCGCGGGACCTGGCACGAGTCGGCCTGCTGATGGCCCGCGACGGTCGTTGGGGCGACCGGCAATTGCTGCCCAAGGATTGGGTCGCCTTCAACCGACAACCTTTCGACCGCTATCGAGCCCATCAGGACGAGGCGGTGCCGGGCGGTCATTGGTGGCTCAATCGTGCAGCGGATGGCGCCGCACAACCCTGGCCCGATGCCCCCGCCGACACCTTCGCCGCACTCGGCCATTGGGGCCAGGCGATGTACGTGATCCCCAGCGAACACCTGGTGATCGTGCGCTACGGCGATGATCGCGACGGCAGCTATCGACACAACGAACTGCTCAGACTCGCGCGCATGGCCTTCGCCGGGAAGGTGCAGCCATGAATCACCGCTCTTTTGTCCGCCGCCGACCGTTCAGCACGCTGGGGTTGATCCTGCTGATCGCCTTGCTCGGCTGGATCTGGCAGGAGCGGGTGGCGCTGTGGGCGTTCCCGGACATCATCAGCGCCTACACCGCCAAGGAGTATTGCTCGTGCCGGTATGTGATGAATAACGACGTCGAGTATTGCCGTGGGTATGTGAAGCAGTGGTTGCCTTTCAGCGCCTTTGCCGATGATCCCGTCAGCAAACAGGTGATGGTCAGCGGCATGGGCCGCAGCAACCGCGCCATGTGGATCGGTGAACGCCAGGGCTGCCGCCTGACTCCCTGAACACGGTGAAGCTTTTGTGGCGAGGGGGTATGTCATTGACTCAAGATCCGTGGCATTAGAGTTTGCAACCTGCCTCAGGGCGGTTAAGGTTCGTGCAGGTTTATTTCCCCCACGAGTCTTTATGTTCAAGCGGTTCCTTATCCAAACCCTGGCCTTTGTACTGCTGACCGGCGCCACGTTATCAGCCCAGGCCAATTGGTACCTGGACGGCGAGTCTTCGCGGCTGTCGTTCGTCAGTACCAAAAACGCCAACATTTCCGAAGTTCAGCGCTTTCTGGTGCTGCACGGCAAGGTCAGTCCCAAAGGCCTGGCCGAGGTGGAAGTCGAGCTGGAGTCGGTGAACAGCGGCATTCCCTTGCGTGACGAACGCATGCGCAAGGAGTTGTTCGAGATCCAGACCTTCCCCGAAGCCTTGATCACCGCACAAATCGATCTGCGCCCGATCAACGACCTCGCGCCCGGCGCGCAACTCGAATTGCGCCTGCCGGTGACCGTCAACCTCCATGGCAAACAACACGACTACAACGCCGAGCTGTTGGCAACCCGTCTGGATGACCGGCGCTTTCAGGTGGTGACGCTTGAGCCGCTGGTGATCAACGCGGCGGATTTCGATCTGGCGCCGGGGCTGGAAAACTTGCGCAAGGTCGCGGGTTTGTCGGCGATCAGTCTGTCGGTACCGGTGGGTGCGGTACTGATTTTCACGGCGCGCTGACATGGCCGGCGCGATTTTTCCGTGGCGTGAAGGCAACAGCTTCGAACTGCTGATCGACGGTCCGCAGTTCTTCCCGCGCATGCTGGTCGCAATTGCCCGCGCCGAAGAGCAGGTTGAACTGGAGCTGTACCTGGTGGAGGCGGGCACCTGTGCCGAAGC
Proteins encoded in this window:
- a CDS encoding YceI family protein; amino-acid sequence: MFKRFLIQTLAFVLLTGATLSAQANWYLDGESSRLSFVSTKNANISEVQRFLVLHGKVSPKGLAEVEVELESVNSGIPLRDERMRKELFEIQTFPEALITAQIDLRPINDLAPGAQLELRLPVTVNLHGKQHDYNAELLATRLDDRRFQVVTLEPLVINAADFDLAPGLENLRKVAGLSAISLSVPVGAVLIFTAR
- a CDS encoding amidase; this translates as MNHRSFVRRRPFSTLGLILLIALLGWIWQERVALWAFPDIISAYTAKEYCSCRYVMNNDVEYCRGYVKQWLPFSAFADDPVSKQVMVSGMGRSNRAMWIGERQGCRLTP
- a CDS encoding serine hydrolase domain-containing protein, whose product is MFKGLPLLFMLLLSPTTHAENWPAEQWSTGPTLTGPAIQALETYAFPPRDDATRKGIRTDALLVIRDGQVIYERYAGPTTADTPHLTWSISKSLMAAVLGVAYGEGLFTLQDPVLKFYPPLQTHPAITMADLLHWASGLDWQEDYEYAPLKSSVVAMLYTRGHHDMAAFTTDHPEYAQPGQAFRYSSGDSNLLAAALKNIVGPARYPDYPWTALFEPLGIRHAVWETDATGTFVASSYAYLTARDLARVGLLMARDGRWGDRQLLPKDWVAFNRQPFDRYRAHQDEAVPGGHWWLNRAADGAAQPWPDAPADTFAALGHWGQAMYVIPSEHLVIVRYGDDRDGSYRHNELLRLARMAFAGKVQP